The DNA window GGCGCTCAAGGCCATCGGCGTCAATGCCAGCTCCGGCCAGGCCGTGGCGTCGGCGGCGGCAACGGAGCGCAAGCGCGACAAGGCCATTCGGAAGGCGCTGGAACGCTCCGGCGCCGACGGGATCCTCGTCACGCATCTGATCGCCGAGCCCGACCGGGACGCCGAGCCGCCCACGCGGGCGACCGCGATTCCCGAGGCGTACCGGCGCCTCGGCCTCTATTACAATCAGGTCTACCGCGATGTCATGACGCCCGGCTACTACGCCGACTATCGCAAACTGCGGCTGGAGACCAACCTCTACGATGCAAAACGCGAAACGCTGGTCTGGTCCGGCCGCTCCCAGCCGTTGGATCCCGATTCGGAACGGACCATCGGCCAGATCATCGCCGATGTCGTTGCGCAACTGAGGCTGGATGGCTATTTACCGTGAGCGCCAGCCAACTCGCAAAGCGCCTGGACGATGGCCGCGTCCTCCGCGCGTTCGGCCACCCTGACGGCCCGGAAGCCGACCCCGCGTGCCGTCTGTTCGGTGCGCTCGGCGATGACGACCAGGGGCGTGGCGAGCAGTCGCTCGCGACCCGCCGGCCCGAGCATCTCGACGAGATTCAGCAGCACCTCGTCGCTGGTTGCCATGACCAGATGGACGTCCTCCGACCAGCGTGCCAGCAGGGGCGCGGGATCCGCCGCCGGACGCACCCGCCGATAGACCTCGGCGAACCGGACCTCCGCGCCGCGCGCGGTCAGCGTCTCCGCGAACAGCGCGCGTCCACCCTCGCCGCGCACGATCAGCACCCGGCGACCGCGCATGTCGGCCAATTCCGGCATGGCGAGCAGCGCCTCGCTCTCGTAGCGATCGCTCGGCACCAGATCCGGCGCGCGACCGGCCGCGGCCAGCACCCTGGCCGTGCCTCGACCAACCGCCGCGACCCAGTTCACCCGCGACCAACGGCCATCCGGAACCAGTGCCAGCGCCTGCTCCACCGCGTTGGGGCTGACGAAATACAGCAGATCCCAGGCATCGGCCAACAGTGCCGCCGCGCCAGCATCCGCCGTCGGCTCGATGGCGATGGTCGGAAAGCGGATAGCATGCCCGCCGGCCGCATCGATCAACCGACAGAGATCGTCCGCCTGAGCCGCCGGGCGCGTCACCAGCACGCCGCGACCGGCGAGATCGCCGTGGCCGTTCATTCCTGGAGCGCGCTCAGAATCGCGCCGGCGCCCTGCGCGAGCAAGTCATCGGCGACCTGGGTGCCGATGTGGTCGAACTCGGCGCGCGGTCCCGCGAATTCGGCCCGCAGGACCAGTTTTCCATCCGGGCTGCCGACCAGCCCGCGCAACAGCAGACGCTCGCCATCGAGGGTGGCGTGACCGGCGATCGGCACCTGGCAGCCGCCGTGCAGACGCGCGTTCATCGCCCGTTCGGCCAGCACCCGGTCGGCGGTGTCGGGATGATGCAGCGGCGCGATCAAGTCATTGATACGCGGATCGTTCTGACGGCACTCGATGCCGATCGCGCCCTGACCGATCGCCGGCAGACTGAAGGCGGGCTCGATCCGTGCACGGATGCGCGACTCGAAACCGAGGCGCATCAGCCCGGCGGCGGCCAGGATGATGGCGTCGTACTCGCCCGCATCGAGCTTGGCGAGACGGGTGTTGACGTTCCCGCGTAGCGGTTCGATGCGCAGATCGGGCCGGCGGTCGGCGAGCTGGCACTGACGGCGCAGACTGGAGGTGCCGACACAGGCGCCCTGGGGCAGCGCGTCCAGATCCGGATAGACGTTCGAGACGAAGGCGTCGCGCGGATCCTCGCGTTCCATGACCACCGCCAGATGCAGCCCCTCGGGGAACTCCACCGGGACATCCTTCAGCGAGTGCACCGCGATATCGGCCGTGCCCTCAAGCATCCCCTGTTCCAGTTCCTTGACGAACAGCCCCTTGCCGCCGACCTTCGCTAGCGGCGCGTCGAGAATCCGGTCGCCCTTGGTGCTCATGCCAATGATCTCGATGGCGAGGTCGGGATAGAGCCCCTTCAGCAGGGCGGCGACGTGCTCAGCCTGCCACAGGGCCAGGGGAGACTTACGGGTGGCGATACGAATGCTGTTCGACATGTTGGATCCTGGGGAACAAATCAGAGTGAAAAACGAGTCGCGACGATAGCCAGCCACGCCAATGACCGCAAGCGCCTTCGTCAGACGGCGTCCGGCGCAAAGAGGGTTGCGATGACTTCGCGGATCTCTTCCAGTAGGTGGTCGGGGACTGACTCGATCTTTTTCGCCTGGCGCACGACAAAATCGACGGACTTCAGTTGATGGATATGAATGTTGCCATCCGTCAGGCAGCCGGTACCCATCAGACTCACCAGGAAACCACCCTGGCGGGCGGGAATCGCCTGTCCGCCAGAAATGGGGCAAACCATTGCTAGAGCGAATCGCCGATTGAATGCCTTTGGCGAAACGACCAGAGCGAAATGGTTTCCGCGCATTTCCTTGCCTGTCGAAGGGTCGAATGCCAGATGGACGATGTCTCCACGATCAGGAATCACTGCTCGGCCCCAACCGCCCGCAGGGTATCCCATCCCTCGACGCGCTGTTTGCCATCGGGCGTCGCGTCGAGCAACTCCGCAAGACTCCGGGCTGATCGCCGCGGACGAATCGAAAGTTGTTCGCCGCGAATCGTCAGCGAGACTAGGCTATCGGCATTTAATTAATTCTGTTCGATGTAAGCCGGGGGAATCGCGACAATCAGAGATCCGCCAGAGCGACGTAAACGTGCCGTGATCATGTGCGGACCCTCCTGACAATGTTTTACAACTATAAAATAGTTCCAGACCTGAGAGAAGGTTGGCGACAGTGAGGTTCCCTCGCCCCGATGATGTGCTCGCGCCAGGCTCGTGCGTTGCATATGCTGTCCCCGGAATGCCCTAATGGGATTGCCGCGACATTTCATGCCAGAAATCCTTCACGGCAGACAAGTGCTTCATCGGGTGCGCTCCCTCAGGCCCGCACCACCTGAATGCACCGCCCAGCCGGACTGAGCGTCTCGTGACTGCTGGTGCGTGCCTCGATCGGCGGCTGTCTGGCGCGGCGGTCGAAGATCACCAGCCAGCCACGATCCAGACCGAGCCCGGCCAGATAGGCGTCCAGTTGGGTCAGCCCCTCGGTCAGCGGATCGGGGCGCCCGTCGCGCCACACCTTCAGCGCCAGTCCCAGGGTGACGGCGCCGTCACGCAGACAGAGATCCATGCGTCCCCGGCCGATGGCGTACGCGCGTTCCAGCCGCCCGCCGCCGTTGATCACGCGATGCAGAAAAGCCATGAGCACCAGATGCGGGGCGATTTCGTGATAGGGCGCGCTGGCGAGCAGCGGTTCGCCGTGCTGGCGCCAGAAAGCGAGAAA is part of the Thiocystis violascens DSM 198 genome and encodes:
- the hemC gene encoding hydroxymethylbilane synthase; translated protein: MSNSIRIATRKSPLALWQAEHVAALLKGLYPDLAIEIIGMSTKGDRILDAPLAKVGGKGLFVKELEQGMLEGTADIAVHSLKDVPVEFPEGLHLAVVMEREDPRDAFVSNVYPDLDALPQGACVGTSSLRRQCQLADRRPDLRIEPLRGNVNTRLAKLDAGEYDAIILAAAGLMRLGFESRIRARIEPAFSLPAIGQGAIGIECRQNDPRINDLIAPLHHPDTADRVLAERAMNARLHGGCQVPIAGHATLDGERLLLRGLVGSPDGKLVLRAEFAGPRAEFDHIGTQVADDLLAQGAGAILSALQE
- a CDS encoding type II toxin-antitoxin system PemK/MazF family toxin, giving the protein MIPDRGDIVHLAFDPSTGKEMRGNHFALVVSPKAFNRRFALAMVCPISGGQAIPARQGGFLVSLMGTGCLTDGNIHIHQLKSVDFVVRQAKKIESVPDHLLEEIREVIATLFAPDAV
- a CDS encoding uroporphyrinogen-III synthase, with amino-acid sequence MNGHGDLAGRGVLVTRPAAQADDLCRLIDAAGGHAIRFPTIAIEPTADAGAAALLADAWDLLYFVSPNAVEQALALVPDGRWSRVNWVAAVGRGTARVLAAAGRAPDLVPSDRYESEALLAMPELADMRGRRVLIVRGEGGRALFAETLTARGAEVRFAEVYRRVRPAADPAPLLARWSEDVHLVMATSDEVLLNLVEMLGPAGRERLLATPLVVIAERTEQTARGVGFRAVRVAERAEDAAIVQALCELAGAHGK